A region from the Macaca mulatta isolate MMU2019108-1 chromosome 13, T2T-MMU8v2.0, whole genome shotgun sequence genome encodes:
- the DCTN1 gene encoding dynactin subunit 1 isoform X2, which yields MSAEASARPLRVGSRVEVIGKGHRGTVAYVGATLFATGKWVGVILDEAKGKNDGTVQGRKYFTCDEGHGIFVRQSQIQVFEDGADTTSPETPDSSASKVLKREGTDTTAKTSKLRGLKPKKAPTARKVLLLALPTRPASTGVAGASSSLGPSGSASAGELSSSEPSTPAQTPLAAPIIPTPALTSPGAVPPLPSPSKEEEGLRAQVRDLEEKLETLRLKRAEDKAKLKELEKHKIQLEQVQEWKSKMQEQQADLQRRLKEARKEAKEALEAKERYMEEMADTADAIEMATLDKEMAEERAESLQQEVEALKERVDELTTDLEILKAEIEEKGSDGAASSYQLKQLEEQNARLKDALVRMRDLSSSEKQEHVKLQKLMEKKNQELEVVRQQRERLQEELSQAESTIDELKEQVDAALGAEEMVEMLTDRNLNLEEKVRELRETVGDLEAMNEMNDELQENARETELELREQLDMAGARVREAQKRVEAAQETVADYQQTIKKYRQLTAHLQDVNRELTNQQEASVERQQQPPPETFDFKIKFAETKAHAKAIEMELRQMEVAQANRHMSLLTAFMPDSFLRPGGDHDCVLVLLLMPRLICKAELIRKQAQEKFELSENCSERPGLRGAAGEQLSFAAGLVYSLSLLQATLHRYEHALSQCSVDVYKKVGSLYPEMSAHERSLDFLIELLHKDQLDETVNVEPLTKAIKYYQHLYSIHLAEQPEDCTMQLADHIKFTQSALDCMSVEVGRLRAFLQGGQEATDIALLLRDLETSCSDIRQFCKKIRRRMPGTDAPGIPAALAFGPQVSDTLLDCRKHLTWVVAVLQEVAAAAAQLIAPLAENEGLPVAALEELAFKASEQIYGTPSSSPYECLRQSCNILISTMNKLATAMQEGEYDAERPPSKPPPVELRAAALRAEITDAEGLGLKLEDRETVIKELKKSLKIKGEELSEANVRLSLLEKKLDSAAKDADERIEKVQTRLEETQALLRKKEKDFEETMDALQADIDQLEAEKTELKQRLNSQSKRTIEGLRSPPPSGIATLVSGIAGGEYSGIGSRAVPGQAPGSVPGPGLVKDSPLLLQQISAMRLHISQLQHENNILKGAQMKASLASLPPLHVAKLSHEGPGSELPAGALYRKTSQLLETLNQLSTHTHVVDITRTSPATKSPSAQLMEQVAQLKSLSDTIEKLKDEVLKETVSQRPGATVPTDFATFPSSAFLRAKEEQQDDTVYMGKVTFSCAAGLGQRHRLVLTQEQLHQLHSRLIS from the exons ATCCAGGTATTTGAAGATGGAGCAGATACTACTTCCCCAGAGACACCcgattcttctgcttcaaaaGTCCTCAAAAGAG AGGGAACTGATACAACTGCAAAGACTAGCAAACTG CGGGGACTGAAGCCTAAGAAG GCACCGACAGCCCGAAAGGTACTCTTGCTTGCTCTC CCCACCCGCCCAGCCAGTACTGGGGTGGCTGGGGCCAGTAGCTCCCTGGGCCCCTCTGGCTCAGCGTCAGCAGGTGAGCTGAGCAGCAGTGAGCCCAGCACCCCGGCTCAGACTCCGCTGGCAGCACCCATCATCCCCACGCCGGCCCTCACCTCTCCTGGAGCAGTCCCCCCACTTCCTTCCCCCTCCAAG gaggaggagggactaAGGGCTCAGGTGCGGGACCTGGAGGAAAAACTAGAGACCCTGAGACTGAAACGGGCAGAAGACAAAGCAAAGCTAAAAGAGCTGGAGAAACACAAAATCCAACTGGAGCAGGTGCAGGAATGGAAGAGCAAAATGCAGGAGCAGCAGGCCGACCTGCAGCGGCGCCTCAAGGAGGCGAGAAAG GAAGCCAAGGAGGCGCTGGAGGCAAAGGAACGTTATATGGAGGAGATGGCTGATACTGCTGATGCCATTGAGATGGCCACTTTGGACAAGGAGATGGCTGAAGAGCGGGCTGAGTCCCTGCAGCAGGAGGTGGAGGCACTGAAAGAGCGAGTGGACGAGCTCACCACTGACTTAGAGATCCTCAAGGCTGAGATTGAAGAGAAGG GCTCAGATGGCGCTGCATCCAGTTATCAGCTCAAGCAGCTTGAGGAGCAGAACGCCCGCCTGAAGGATGCCCTGGTGAG GATGCGGGATCTTTCTTCCTCAGAGAAGCAGGAGCATGTGAAGCTCCAGAAGCTCATGGAAAAGAAGAACCAAGAACTGGAAGTTGTGAGGCAGCAGCGGGAGCGTCTGCAGGAGGAGCTAAGCCAGGCAGAGAGCACCATTGATGAGCTCAAGGAGCAG GTGGATGCTGCTCTGGGTGCTGAGGAGATGGTGGAGATGCTGACAGATCGGAACCTGAATCTGGAAGAGAAAGTGCGCGAGTTGAGGGAGACTGTGGGAGACTTG GAAGCGATGAATGAGATGAACGACGAGCTGCAGGAGAATGCACGTGAGACAGAACTGGAGCTGCGGGAGCAGCTGGACATGGCGGGCGCGCGGGTTCGTGAGGCCCAGAAGCGTGTGGAGGCAGCCCAGGAGACGGTTGCAGACTACCAGCAGACCATTAAGAAGTACCGCCAGCTGACCGCCCATCTTCAG GATGTGAATCGGGAACTGACAAACCAGCAGGAAGCATCTGTGGAGAGGCAACAGCAGCCACCTCCAGAGACCTTTGACTTCAAAATCAAGTTTGCTGAGACTAAGGCCCATGCCAAG GCAATTGAGATGGAATTGAGGCAGATGGAGGTGGCCCAGGCCAACCGACACATGTCCCTGCTGACAGCCTTCATGCCTGACAGCTTCCTTCGGCCAGGTGGGGACCATGACTGCGTTCTGGTGCTGCTACTCATGCCTCGTCTCATTTGCAAG GCAGAGCTGATCCGGAAGCAGGCCCAGGAGAAGTTTGAACTAAGTGAGAACTGTTCAGAGCGGCCTGGGCTGCGAGGAGCTGCTGGGGAACAACTCAGCTTTGCTGCTGGACTGGTGTACTCGCTGAGCCTACTGCAGGCCACGCTACACCGCTATGAGCA TGCCCTCTCTCAGTGCAGTGTGGATGTGTATAAGAAAGTGGGCAGCCTCTACCCTGAGATGAGTGCCCATGAGCGTTCATTGGATTTCCTCATTGAACTGCTGCACAAGGATCAGCTGGATGAGACTGTCAATGTGGAGCCTCTCACCAAGGCCATCAAGTACTATCAG CATCTATACAGCATCCACCTTGCCGAACAGCCTGAGGACTGTACTATGCAGCTGGCTGACCACATTAAG TTCACGCAAAGTGCTCTGGACTGCATGAGTGTGGAGGTAGGACGGCTGCGTGCCTTCTTGCAG GGTGGGCAGGAGGCTACAGATATTGCCCTTCTGCTCCGGGATCTGGAAACTTCGTGCAGTGACATCCGCCAGTTCTGCAAGAAGATCCGAAGGCGAATGCCAGGGACAGATGCTCCTGGGATCCCAGCTGCACTGGCCTTTGGACCACAG GTATCTGACACGCTCCTAGACTGCAGGAAACACTTGACGTGGGTCGTGGCTGTGCTGCAGGAGGTGGCAGCTGCTGCTGCCCAGCTCATTGCCCCACTGGCGGAGAATGAGGGGCTACCTGTGGCTGCCCTGGAGGAACTGGCTTTCAAAGCAAGCGAGCAG ATCTATGGGACCCCTTCCAGCAGCCCCTATGAGTGTCTGCGCCAGTCATGCAACATCCTCATCAGTACCATGAACAAGCTGGCCACAGCCATGCAGGAGGGGGAGTATGATGCAGAGCGGCCCCCCAGCAAG CCTCCACCAGTTGAGTTGCGGGCTGCCGCCCTTCGTGCAGAGATCACAGATGCTGAAGGACTGGGTTTGAAGCTCGAAGATCGAGAGACAGTTATTAAGGAGTTGAAGAAGTCACTCAAGATTAAG GGAGAGGAGCTAAGTGAGGCCAACGTGCGGCTGAGCCTCCTGGAGAAGAAGTTGGACAGTGCTGCCAAGGATGCAGATGAGCGTATCGAGAAAGTCCAGACTCGGCTGGAGGAGACCCAGGCACTGCTGCGGAAGAAGGAGAA AGATTTTGAGGAGACAATGGATGCACTCCAGGCTGACATTGACCAGCTGGAGGCAGAGAAGACAGAACTAAAGCAACGGCTGAACAGCCAGTCTAAGCGCACAATTGAGGGGCTCCGGAGCCCTCCTCCTTCAGGCATTGCTACTCTGGTCTCTGGCATTGCTGGTGGTGAGTACAGTGGAATAGGCAGCA GAGCTGTCCCTGGGCAGGCTCCAGGGTctgtgccaggcccagggctggTGAAAGACTCACCACTGCTGCTTCAGCAGATCTCTGCCATGAGGCTGCACATCTCCCAGCTCCAGCATGAGAATAACATCCTCAAG GGAGCCCAGATGAAGGCATCCTTGGCATCCCTGCCCCCTCTGCATGTTGCAAAGCTATCCCATGAGGGCCCTGGCAGTGAGTTACCAGCTGGAGCGCTGTATCGTAAGACCAGCCAGCTGCTGGAGACGTTGAATCAGTtgagcacacatacacacgtagTAGACATCACTCGCACTAGCCCTG CTACCAAGAGTCCATCAGCCCAACTTATGGAGCAAGTGGCTCAGCTTAAGTCCCTGAGTGACACCATTGAGAAGCTCAAG GATGAGGTCCTCAAGGAGACAGTATCTCAGCGCCCTGGAGCCACAGTACCCACTGACTTTGCCACCTTCCCTTCATCAGCCTTCCTCAGG GCCAAGGAGGAGCAGCAGGATGACACAGTCTACATGGGCAAAGTGACCTTCTCCTGTGCGGCTGGTCTTGGACAGCGACACCGGCTGGTGCTGACCCAGGAACAGCTGCACCAGCTTCACAGTCGCCTCATCTCCTAA
- the DCTN1 gene encoding dynactin subunit 1 isoform X31 codes for MAQSKRHVYSRTPSGSRMSAEASARPLRVGSRVEVIGKGHRGTVAYVGATLFATGKWVGVILDEAKGKNDGTVQGRKYFTCDEGHGIFVRQSQIQVFEDGADTTSPETPDSSASKVLKREGTDTTAKTSKLRGLKPKKVTTTRRPKPTRPASTGVAGASSSLGPSGSASAGELSSSEPSTPAQTPLAAPIIPTPALTSPGAVPPLPSPSKEEEGLRAQVRDLEEKLETLRLKRAEDKAKLKELEKHKIQLEQVQEWKSKMQEQQADLQRRLKEARKEAKEALEAKERYMEEMADTADAIEMATLDKEMAEERAESLQQEVEALKERVDELTTDLEILKAEIEEKGSDGAASSYQLKQLEEQNARLKDALVRMRDLSSSEKQEHVKLQKLMEKKNQELEVVRQQRERLQEELSQAESTIDELKEQVDAALGAEEMVEMLTDRNLNLEEKVRELRETVGDLEAMNEMNDELQENARETELELREQLDMAGARVREAQKRVEAAQETVADYQQTIKKYRQLTAHLQDVNRELTNQQEASVERQQQPPPETFDFKIKFAETKAHAKAIEMELRQMEVAQANRHMSLLTAFMPDSFLRPGGDHDCVLVLLLMPRLICKAELIRKQAQEKFELSENCSERPGLRGAAGEQLSFAAGLVYSLSLLQATLHRYEHALSQCSVDVYKKVGSLYPEMSAHERSLDFLIELLHKDQLDETVNVEPLTKAIKYYQHLYSIHLAEQPEDCTMQLADHIKFTQSALDCMSVEVGRLRAFLQGGQEATDIALLLRDLETSCSDIRQFCKKIRRRMPGTDAPGIPAALAFGPQVSDTLLDCRKHLTWVVAVLQEVAAAAAQLIAPLAENEGLPVAALEELAFKASEQIYGTPSSSPYECLRQSCNILISTMNKLATAMQEGEYDAERPPSKPPPVELRAAALRAEITDAEGLGLKLEDRETVIKELKKSLKIKGEELSEANVRLSLLEKKLDSAAKDADERIEKVQTRLEETQALLRKKEKDFEETMDALQADIDQLEAEKTELKQRLNSQSKRTIEGLRSPPPSGIATLVSGIAGGEYSGIGSRAVPGQAPGSVPGPGLVKDSPLLLQQISAMRLHISQLQHENNILKGAQMKASLASLPPLHVAKLSHEGPGSELPAGALYRKTSQLLETLNQLSTHTHVVDITRTSPATKSPSAQLMEQVAQLKSLSDTIEKLKDEVLKETVSQRPGATVPTDFATFPSSAFLRAKEEQQDDTVYMGKVTFSCAAGLGQRHRLVLTQEQLHQLHSRLIS; via the exons ATCCAGGTATTTGAAGATGGAGCAGATACTACTTCCCCAGAGACACCcgattcttctgcttcaaaaGTCCTCAAAAGAG AGGGAACTGATACAACTGCAAAGACTAGCAAACTG CGGGGACTGAAGCCTAAGAAGGTG ACCACAACTCGGCGGCCCAAG CCCACCCGCCCAGCCAGTACTGGGGTGGCTGGGGCCAGTAGCTCCCTGGGCCCCTCTGGCTCAGCGTCAGCAGGTGAGCTGAGCAGCAGTGAGCCCAGCACCCCGGCTCAGACTCCGCTGGCAGCACCCATCATCCCCACGCCGGCCCTCACCTCTCCTGGAGCAGTCCCCCCACTTCCTTCCCCCTCCAAG gaggaggagggactaAGGGCTCAGGTGCGGGACCTGGAGGAAAAACTAGAGACCCTGAGACTGAAACGGGCAGAAGACAAAGCAAAGCTAAAAGAGCTGGAGAAACACAAAATCCAACTGGAGCAGGTGCAGGAATGGAAGAGCAAAATGCAGGAGCAGCAGGCCGACCTGCAGCGGCGCCTCAAGGAGGCGAGAAAG GAAGCCAAGGAGGCGCTGGAGGCAAAGGAACGTTATATGGAGGAGATGGCTGATACTGCTGATGCCATTGAGATGGCCACTTTGGACAAGGAGATGGCTGAAGAGCGGGCTGAGTCCCTGCAGCAGGAGGTGGAGGCACTGAAAGAGCGAGTGGACGAGCTCACCACTGACTTAGAGATCCTCAAGGCTGAGATTGAAGAGAAGG GCTCAGATGGCGCTGCATCCAGTTATCAGCTCAAGCAGCTTGAGGAGCAGAACGCCCGCCTGAAGGATGCCCTGGTGAG GATGCGGGATCTTTCTTCCTCAGAGAAGCAGGAGCATGTGAAGCTCCAGAAGCTCATGGAAAAGAAGAACCAAGAACTGGAAGTTGTGAGGCAGCAGCGGGAGCGTCTGCAGGAGGAGCTAAGCCAGGCAGAGAGCACCATTGATGAGCTCAAGGAGCAG GTGGATGCTGCTCTGGGTGCTGAGGAGATGGTGGAGATGCTGACAGATCGGAACCTGAATCTGGAAGAGAAAGTGCGCGAGTTGAGGGAGACTGTGGGAGACTTG GAAGCGATGAATGAGATGAACGACGAGCTGCAGGAGAATGCACGTGAGACAGAACTGGAGCTGCGGGAGCAGCTGGACATGGCGGGCGCGCGGGTTCGTGAGGCCCAGAAGCGTGTGGAGGCAGCCCAGGAGACGGTTGCAGACTACCAGCAGACCATTAAGAAGTACCGCCAGCTGACCGCCCATCTTCAG GATGTGAATCGGGAACTGACAAACCAGCAGGAAGCATCTGTGGAGAGGCAACAGCAGCCACCTCCAGAGACCTTTGACTTCAAAATCAAGTTTGCTGAGACTAAGGCCCATGCCAAG GCAATTGAGATGGAATTGAGGCAGATGGAGGTGGCCCAGGCCAACCGACACATGTCCCTGCTGACAGCCTTCATGCCTGACAGCTTCCTTCGGCCAGGTGGGGACCATGACTGCGTTCTGGTGCTGCTACTCATGCCTCGTCTCATTTGCAAG GCAGAGCTGATCCGGAAGCAGGCCCAGGAGAAGTTTGAACTAAGTGAGAACTGTTCAGAGCGGCCTGGGCTGCGAGGAGCTGCTGGGGAACAACTCAGCTTTGCTGCTGGACTGGTGTACTCGCTGAGCCTACTGCAGGCCACGCTACACCGCTATGAGCA TGCCCTCTCTCAGTGCAGTGTGGATGTGTATAAGAAAGTGGGCAGCCTCTACCCTGAGATGAGTGCCCATGAGCGTTCATTGGATTTCCTCATTGAACTGCTGCACAAGGATCAGCTGGATGAGACTGTCAATGTGGAGCCTCTCACCAAGGCCATCAAGTACTATCAG CATCTATACAGCATCCACCTTGCCGAACAGCCTGAGGACTGTACTATGCAGCTGGCTGACCACATTAAG TTCACGCAAAGTGCTCTGGACTGCATGAGTGTGGAGGTAGGACGGCTGCGTGCCTTCTTGCAG GGTGGGCAGGAGGCTACAGATATTGCCCTTCTGCTCCGGGATCTGGAAACTTCGTGCAGTGACATCCGCCAGTTCTGCAAGAAGATCCGAAGGCGAATGCCAGGGACAGATGCTCCTGGGATCCCAGCTGCACTGGCCTTTGGACCACAG GTATCTGACACGCTCCTAGACTGCAGGAAACACTTGACGTGGGTCGTGGCTGTGCTGCAGGAGGTGGCAGCTGCTGCTGCCCAGCTCATTGCCCCACTGGCGGAGAATGAGGGGCTACCTGTGGCTGCCCTGGAGGAACTGGCTTTCAAAGCAAGCGAGCAG ATCTATGGGACCCCTTCCAGCAGCCCCTATGAGTGTCTGCGCCAGTCATGCAACATCCTCATCAGTACCATGAACAAGCTGGCCACAGCCATGCAGGAGGGGGAGTATGATGCAGAGCGGCCCCCCAGCAAG CCTCCACCAGTTGAGTTGCGGGCTGCCGCCCTTCGTGCAGAGATCACAGATGCTGAAGGACTGGGTTTGAAGCTCGAAGATCGAGAGACAGTTATTAAGGAGTTGAAGAAGTCACTCAAGATTAAG GGAGAGGAGCTAAGTGAGGCCAACGTGCGGCTGAGCCTCCTGGAGAAGAAGTTGGACAGTGCTGCCAAGGATGCAGATGAGCGTATCGAGAAAGTCCAGACTCGGCTGGAGGAGACCCAGGCACTGCTGCGGAAGAAGGAGAA AGATTTTGAGGAGACAATGGATGCACTCCAGGCTGACATTGACCAGCTGGAGGCAGAGAAGACAGAACTAAAGCAACGGCTGAACAGCCAGTCTAAGCGCACAATTGAGGGGCTCCGGAGCCCTCCTCCTTCAGGCATTGCTACTCTGGTCTCTGGCATTGCTGGTGGTGAGTACAGTGGAATAGGCAGCA GAGCTGTCCCTGGGCAGGCTCCAGGGTctgtgccaggcccagggctggTGAAAGACTCACCACTGCTGCTTCAGCAGATCTCTGCCATGAGGCTGCACATCTCCCAGCTCCAGCATGAGAATAACATCCTCAAG GGAGCCCAGATGAAGGCATCCTTGGCATCCCTGCCCCCTCTGCATGTTGCAAAGCTATCCCATGAGGGCCCTGGCAGTGAGTTACCAGCTGGAGCGCTGTATCGTAAGACCAGCCAGCTGCTGGAGACGTTGAATCAGTtgagcacacatacacacgtagTAGACATCACTCGCACTAGCCCTG CTACCAAGAGTCCATCAGCCCAACTTATGGAGCAAGTGGCTCAGCTTAAGTCCCTGAGTGACACCATTGAGAAGCTCAAG GATGAGGTCCTCAAGGAGACAGTATCTCAGCGCCCTGGAGCCACAGTACCCACTGACTTTGCCACCTTCCCTTCATCAGCCTTCCTCAGG GCCAAGGAGGAGCAGCAGGATGACACAGTCTACATGGGCAAAGTGACCTTCTCCTGTGCGGCTGGTCTTGGACAGCGACACCGGCTGGTGCTGACCCAGGAACAGCTGCACCAGCTTCACAGTCGCCTCATCTCCTAA
- the DCTN1 gene encoding dynactin subunit 1 isoform X19 → MSAEASARPLRVGSRVEVIGKGHRGTVAYVGATLFATGKWVGVILDEAKGKNDGTVQGRKYFTCDEGHGIFVRQSQIQVFEDGADTTSPETPDSSASKVLKRGNNHPLKRGLKPKKAPTARKTTTRRPKPTRPASTGVAGASSSLGPSGSASAGELSSSEPSTPAQTPLAAPIIPTPALTSPGAVPPLPSPSKEEEGLRAQVRDLEEKLETLRLKRAEDKAKLKELEKHKIQLEQVQEWKSKMQEQQADLQRRLKEARKEAKEALEAKERYMEEMADTADAIEMATLDKEMAEERAESLQQEVEALKERVDELTTDLEILKAEIEEKGSDGAASSYQLKQLEEQNARLKDALVRMRDLSSSEKQEHVKLQKLMEKKNQELEVVRQQRERLQEELSQAESTIDELKEQVDAALGAEEMVEMLTDRNLNLEEKVRELRETVGDLEAMNEMNDELQENARETELELREQLDMAGARVREAQKRVEAAQETVADYQQTIKKYRQLTAHLQDVNRELTNQQEASVERQQQPPPETFDFKIKFAETKAHAKAIEMELRQMEVAQANRHMSLLTAFMPDSFLRPGGDHDCVLVLLLMPRLICKAELIRKQAQEKFELSENCSERPGLRGAAGEQLSFAAGLVYSLSLLQATLHRYEHALSQCSVDVYKKVGSLYPEMSAHERSLDFLIELLHKDQLDETVNVEPLTKAIKYYQHLYSIHLAEQPEDCTMQLADHIKFTQSALDCMSVEVGRLRAFLQGGQEATDIALLLRDLETSCSDIRQFCKKIRRRMPGTDAPGIPAALAFGPQVSDTLLDCRKHLTWVVAVLQEVAAAAAQLIAPLAENEGLPVAALEELAFKASEQIYGTPSSSPYECLRQSCNILISTMNKLATAMQEGEYDAERPPSKPPPVELRAAALRAEITDAEGLGLKLEDRETVIKELKKSLKIKGEELSEANVRLSLLEKKLDSAAKDADERIEKVQTRLEETQALLRKKEKDFEETMDALQADIDQLEAEKTELKQRLNSQSKRTIEGLRSPPPSGIATLVSGIAGGAVPGQAPGSVPGPGLVKDSPLLLQQISAMRLHISQLQHENNILKGAQMKASLASLPPLHVAKLSHEGPGSELPAGALYRKTSQLLETLNQLSTHTHVVDITRTSPATKSPSAQLMEQVAQLKSLSDTIEKLKDEVLKETVSQRPGATVPTDFATFPSSAFLRAKEEQQDDTVYMGKVTFSCAAGLGQRHRLVLTQEQLHQLHSRLIS, encoded by the exons ATCCAGGTATTTGAAGATGGAGCAGATACTACTTCCCCAGAGACACCcgattcttctgcttcaaaaGTCCTCAAAAGAGGTAACAACCACCCACTTAAA CGGGGACTGAAGCCTAAGAAG GCACCGACAGCCCGAAAG ACCACAACTCGGCGGCCCAAG CCCACCCGCCCAGCCAGTACTGGGGTGGCTGGGGCCAGTAGCTCCCTGGGCCCCTCTGGCTCAGCGTCAGCAGGTGAGCTGAGCAGCAGTGAGCCCAGCACCCCGGCTCAGACTCCGCTGGCAGCACCCATCATCCCCACGCCGGCCCTCACCTCTCCTGGAGCAGTCCCCCCACTTCCTTCCCCCTCCAAG gaggaggagggactaAGGGCTCAGGTGCGGGACCTGGAGGAAAAACTAGAGACCCTGAGACTGAAACGGGCAGAAGACAAAGCAAAGCTAAAAGAGCTGGAGAAACACAAAATCCAACTGGAGCAGGTGCAGGAATGGAAGAGCAAAATGCAGGAGCAGCAGGCCGACCTGCAGCGGCGCCTCAAGGAGGCGAGAAAG GAAGCCAAGGAGGCGCTGGAGGCAAAGGAACGTTATATGGAGGAGATGGCTGATACTGCTGATGCCATTGAGATGGCCACTTTGGACAAGGAGATGGCTGAAGAGCGGGCTGAGTCCCTGCAGCAGGAGGTGGAGGCACTGAAAGAGCGAGTGGACGAGCTCACCACTGACTTAGAGATCCTCAAGGCTGAGATTGAAGAGAAGG GCTCAGATGGCGCTGCATCCAGTTATCAGCTCAAGCAGCTTGAGGAGCAGAACGCCCGCCTGAAGGATGCCCTGGTGAG GATGCGGGATCTTTCTTCCTCAGAGAAGCAGGAGCATGTGAAGCTCCAGAAGCTCATGGAAAAGAAGAACCAAGAACTGGAAGTTGTGAGGCAGCAGCGGGAGCGTCTGCAGGAGGAGCTAAGCCAGGCAGAGAGCACCATTGATGAGCTCAAGGAGCAG GTGGATGCTGCTCTGGGTGCTGAGGAGATGGTGGAGATGCTGACAGATCGGAACCTGAATCTGGAAGAGAAAGTGCGCGAGTTGAGGGAGACTGTGGGAGACTTG GAAGCGATGAATGAGATGAACGACGAGCTGCAGGAGAATGCACGTGAGACAGAACTGGAGCTGCGGGAGCAGCTGGACATGGCGGGCGCGCGGGTTCGTGAGGCCCAGAAGCGTGTGGAGGCAGCCCAGGAGACGGTTGCAGACTACCAGCAGACCATTAAGAAGTACCGCCAGCTGACCGCCCATCTTCAG GATGTGAATCGGGAACTGACAAACCAGCAGGAAGCATCTGTGGAGAGGCAACAGCAGCCACCTCCAGAGACCTTTGACTTCAAAATCAAGTTTGCTGAGACTAAGGCCCATGCCAAG GCAATTGAGATGGAATTGAGGCAGATGGAGGTGGCCCAGGCCAACCGACACATGTCCCTGCTGACAGCCTTCATGCCTGACAGCTTCCTTCGGCCAGGTGGGGACCATGACTGCGTTCTGGTGCTGCTACTCATGCCTCGTCTCATTTGCAAG GCAGAGCTGATCCGGAAGCAGGCCCAGGAGAAGTTTGAACTAAGTGAGAACTGTTCAGAGCGGCCTGGGCTGCGAGGAGCTGCTGGGGAACAACTCAGCTTTGCTGCTGGACTGGTGTACTCGCTGAGCCTACTGCAGGCCACGCTACACCGCTATGAGCA TGCCCTCTCTCAGTGCAGTGTGGATGTGTATAAGAAAGTGGGCAGCCTCTACCCTGAGATGAGTGCCCATGAGCGTTCATTGGATTTCCTCATTGAACTGCTGCACAAGGATCAGCTGGATGAGACTGTCAATGTGGAGCCTCTCACCAAGGCCATCAAGTACTATCAG CATCTATACAGCATCCACCTTGCCGAACAGCCTGAGGACTGTACTATGCAGCTGGCTGACCACATTAAG TTCACGCAAAGTGCTCTGGACTGCATGAGTGTGGAGGTAGGACGGCTGCGTGCCTTCTTGCAG GGTGGGCAGGAGGCTACAGATATTGCCCTTCTGCTCCGGGATCTGGAAACTTCGTGCAGTGACATCCGCCAGTTCTGCAAGAAGATCCGAAGGCGAATGCCAGGGACAGATGCTCCTGGGATCCCAGCTGCACTGGCCTTTGGACCACAG GTATCTGACACGCTCCTAGACTGCAGGAAACACTTGACGTGGGTCGTGGCTGTGCTGCAGGAGGTGGCAGCTGCTGCTGCCCAGCTCATTGCCCCACTGGCGGAGAATGAGGGGCTACCTGTGGCTGCCCTGGAGGAACTGGCTTTCAAAGCAAGCGAGCAG ATCTATGGGACCCCTTCCAGCAGCCCCTATGAGTGTCTGCGCCAGTCATGCAACATCCTCATCAGTACCATGAACAAGCTGGCCACAGCCATGCAGGAGGGGGAGTATGATGCAGAGCGGCCCCCCAGCAAG CCTCCACCAGTTGAGTTGCGGGCTGCCGCCCTTCGTGCAGAGATCACAGATGCTGAAGGACTGGGTTTGAAGCTCGAAGATCGAGAGACAGTTATTAAGGAGTTGAAGAAGTCACTCAAGATTAAG GGAGAGGAGCTAAGTGAGGCCAACGTGCGGCTGAGCCTCCTGGAGAAGAAGTTGGACAGTGCTGCCAAGGATGCAGATGAGCGTATCGAGAAAGTCCAGACTCGGCTGGAGGAGACCCAGGCACTGCTGCGGAAGAAGGAGAA AGATTTTGAGGAGACAATGGATGCACTCCAGGCTGACATTGACCAGCTGGAGGCAGAGAAGACAGAACTAAAGCAACGGCTGAACAGCCAGTCTAAGCGCACAATTGAGGGGCTCCGGAGCCCTCCTCCTTCAGGCATTGCTACTCTGGTCTCTGGCATTGCTGGTG GAGCTGTCCCTGGGCAGGCTCCAGGGTctgtgccaggcccagggctggTGAAAGACTCACCACTGCTGCTTCAGCAGATCTCTGCCATGAGGCTGCACATCTCCCAGCTCCAGCATGAGAATAACATCCTCAAG GGAGCCCAGATGAAGGCATCCTTGGCATCCCTGCCCCCTCTGCATGTTGCAAAGCTATCCCATGAGGGCCCTGGCAGTGAGTTACCAGCTGGAGCGCTGTATCGTAAGACCAGCCAGCTGCTGGAGACGTTGAATCAGTtgagcacacatacacacgtagTAGACATCACTCGCACTAGCCCTG CTACCAAGAGTCCATCAGCCCAACTTATGGAGCAAGTGGCTCAGCTTAAGTCCCTGAGTGACACCATTGAGAAGCTCAAG GATGAGGTCCTCAAGGAGACAGTATCTCAGCGCCCTGGAGCCACAGTACCCACTGACTTTGCCACCTTCCCTTCATCAGCCTTCCTCAGG GCCAAGGAGGAGCAGCAGGATGACACAGTCTACATGGGCAAAGTGACCTTCTCCTGTGCGGCTGGTCTTGGACAGCGACACCGGCTGGTGCTGACCCAGGAACAGCTGCACCAGCTTCACAGTCGCCTCATCTCCTAA